In Cyclopterus lumpus isolate fCycLum1 chromosome 17, fCycLum1.pri, whole genome shotgun sequence, a genomic segment contains:
- the kctd1 gene encoding BTB/POZ domain-containing protein KCTD1 isoform X4, producing MAAACAYQRVHKRHANQTGITHRIGGLHSKDHRSSMSRPMITRSPVSPLSNQGIPTAAQLTKSNAPVHIDVGGHMYTSSLATLTKFPESRIGRLFDGTEPIVLDSLKQHYFIDRDGHMFRYILNFLRTSKLLIPDDFKDYSLLYEEARYFQLQPMLAELESWRQDQELSRVSRPCECLVVRVAPDLGERITLSGDKALIEDVFPEIGDVMCNSVNAGWNHDSTHVIRFPLNGYCHLNSVQVLERLQQRGFEIVGSCGGGVDSSQFSEYVLRRELRRTSQRGSNSNRIKQEQLD from the exons ATGGCTGCTGCCTGCGCTTATCAGCGCGTGCACAAGCGGCATGCAAATCAGACCGGGATCACACACCGCATTGGAGGCCTGCACTCAAAG GATCATCGCTCCAGCATGTCCCGGCCCATGATCACTCGATCACCGGTGTCTCCCTTGAGCAACCAGGGCATCCCAACAGCTGCACAGCTCACCAAGTCCAACGCGCCCGTGCACATTGATGTGGGCGGGCACATGTACACCAGCAGTCTGGCCACCTTGACAAAATTCCCTGAATCCCG AATTGGTCGTCTCTTTGATGGCACAGAGCCTATAGTCCTGGACAGCCTGAAGCAGCACTACTTCATTGACAGGGATGGACACATGTTCCGCTACATCCTCAACTTCCTCAGGACGTCCAAGCTCCTCATCCCAGACGACTTCAAA GACTACAGCCTGCTGTACGAGGAGGCGCGATACTTCCAGCTGCAGCCCATGCTGGCGGAGCTGGAGAGCTGGCGCCAGGACCAGGAGCTGAGCCGGGTGTCGCGCCCCTGCGAGTGTTTGGTGGTGCGCGTGGCGCCCGACCTGGGCGAGAGGATCACGCTCAGCGGCGACAAGGCCCTGATTGAAGACGTGTTTCCAGAGATCGGCGACGTCATGTGCAACTCTGTCAACGCCGGCTGGAACCACGACTCCACGCACGTCATCCGCTTCCCACTCAATGGGTACTGCCACCTCAACTCTGTCCAG GTTCTAGAGCGCCTCCAGCAACGCGGCTTTGAGATAGTCGGCTCCTGCGGCGGAGGCGTGGACTCGTCCCAGTTCAGCGAGTATGTCCTGAGGAGGGAGCTGAGGAGGACGAGTCAGCGAGGCTCCAATTCAAACAGGATAAAGCAGGAGCAGCTGGACTAG
- the kctd1 gene encoding BTB/POZ domain-containing protein KCTD1 isoform X1 yields MCVCVRAAVCVCVCVCVCVLGRICFILKMRHSYLPLKQRQPRRAAGAPMLMLSGALTSPSHCEEAAPCDSLGAALPPVFALTPLTRVGKQPTASSPVPRTPERPRAAMDETDIMDLTHQKARKRPRPISSADESVHAALKRLPMRAAECREPSLMYAVRGEPVHAASLKQNDHSLTSSPNNVMPAQCSNQEPLLLISTRLMPQINLVLEIMARRSGCSWIFGNIQVKDHRSSMSRPMITRSPVSPLSNQGIPTAAQLTKSNAPVHIDVGGHMYTSSLATLTKFPESRIGRLFDGTEPIVLDSLKQHYFIDRDGHMFRYILNFLRTSKLLIPDDFKDYSLLYEEARYFQLQPMLAELESWRQDQELSRVSRPCECLVVRVAPDLGERITLSGDKALIEDVFPEIGDVMCNSVNAGWNHDSTHVIRFPLNGYCHLNSVQVLERLQQRGFEIVGSCGGGVDSSQFSEYVLRRELRRTSQRGSNSNRIKQEQLD; encoded by the exons atgtgcgtgtgcgtgcgtgcagctgtttgtgtgtgtgtgtgcgtgtgtgtgtgtgtgttgggaaggatttgttttattctgaaaatgcGACACTCATACCTGCCGCTGAAACAGCGACAGCCCAGAAGAGCCGCAGGCGCTCCGATGCTAATGTTGTCGGGGGCTTTGACTTCTCCCAGCCATTGCGAGGAAGCAGCTCCGTGTGACAGCCTCGGCGCCGCTCTCCCCCCGGTGTTCGCTCTCACGCCTCTCACGCGCGTCGGAAAACAGCCCACCGCGTCCTCTCCGGTGCCCCGAACGCCCGAACGCCCGCGCGCCGCAATGGACGAGACGGACATCATGGACCTAACGCATCAGAAAGCGAGGAAGCGACCGCGTCCAATCAGTTCCGCGGACGAGTCCGTGCACGCTGCCCTCAAACGGCTGCCGATGCGAGCGGCGGAGTGCCGGGAGCCCTCGCTCATGTACGCGGTCAGAGGAGAGCCGGTTCACGCAGCGTCTCTCAAGCAAAATGACCACTCGTTGACCTCCTCTCCGAACAATGTGATGCCGGCGCAG TGTTCAAATCAAGAGCCATTATTGCTCATTTCCACGAGATTGATGCCCCAAATTAATTTGGTTTTGGAGATAATGGCCCGCAGGAGCGGGTGCTCGTGGATTTTTGGCAACATCCAGGTCAAG GATCATCGCTCCAGCATGTCCCGGCCCATGATCACTCGATCACCGGTGTCTCCCTTGAGCAACCAGGGCATCCCAACAGCTGCACAGCTCACCAAGTCCAACGCGCCCGTGCACATTGATGTGGGCGGGCACATGTACACCAGCAGTCTGGCCACCTTGACAAAATTCCCTGAATCCCG AATTGGTCGTCTCTTTGATGGCACAGAGCCTATAGTCCTGGACAGCCTGAAGCAGCACTACTTCATTGACAGGGATGGACACATGTTCCGCTACATCCTCAACTTCCTCAGGACGTCCAAGCTCCTCATCCCAGACGACTTCAAA GACTACAGCCTGCTGTACGAGGAGGCGCGATACTTCCAGCTGCAGCCCATGCTGGCGGAGCTGGAGAGCTGGCGCCAGGACCAGGAGCTGAGCCGGGTGTCGCGCCCCTGCGAGTGTTTGGTGGTGCGCGTGGCGCCCGACCTGGGCGAGAGGATCACGCTCAGCGGCGACAAGGCCCTGATTGAAGACGTGTTTCCAGAGATCGGCGACGTCATGTGCAACTCTGTCAACGCCGGCTGGAACCACGACTCCACGCACGTCATCCGCTTCCCACTCAATGGGTACTGCCACCTCAACTCTGTCCAG GTTCTAGAGCGCCTCCAGCAACGCGGCTTTGAGATAGTCGGCTCCTGCGGCGGAGGCGTGGACTCGTCCCAGTTCAGCGAGTATGTCCTGAGGAGGGAGCTGAGGAGGACGAGTCAGCGAGGCTCCAATTCAAACAGGATAAAGCAGGAGCAGCTGGACTAG
- the kctd1 gene encoding BTB/POZ domain-containing protein KCTD1 isoform X2 has translation MCVCVRAAVCVCVCVCVCVLGRICFILKMRHSYLPLKQRQPRRAAGAPMLMLSGALTSPSHCEEAAPCDSLGAALPPVFALTPLTRVGKQPTASSPVPRTPERPRAAMDETDIMDLTHQKARKRPRPISSADESVHAALKRLPMRAAECREPSLMYAVRGEPVHAASLKQNDHSLTSSPNNVMPAQDHRSSMSRPMITRSPVSPLSNQGIPTAAQLTKSNAPVHIDVGGHMYTSSLATLTKFPESRIGRLFDGTEPIVLDSLKQHYFIDRDGHMFRYILNFLRTSKLLIPDDFKDYSLLYEEARYFQLQPMLAELESWRQDQELSRVSRPCECLVVRVAPDLGERITLSGDKALIEDVFPEIGDVMCNSVNAGWNHDSTHVIRFPLNGYCHLNSVQVLERLQQRGFEIVGSCGGGVDSSQFSEYVLRRELRRTSQRGSNSNRIKQEQLD, from the exons atgtgcgtgtgcgtgcgtgcagctgtttgtgtgtgtgtgtgcgtgtgtgtgtgtgtgttgggaaggatttgttttattctgaaaatgcGACACTCATACCTGCCGCTGAAACAGCGACAGCCCAGAAGAGCCGCAGGCGCTCCGATGCTAATGTTGTCGGGGGCTTTGACTTCTCCCAGCCATTGCGAGGAAGCAGCTCCGTGTGACAGCCTCGGCGCCGCTCTCCCCCCGGTGTTCGCTCTCACGCCTCTCACGCGCGTCGGAAAACAGCCCACCGCGTCCTCTCCGGTGCCCCGAACGCCCGAACGCCCGCGCGCCGCAATGGACGAGACGGACATCATGGACCTAACGCATCAGAAAGCGAGGAAGCGACCGCGTCCAATCAGTTCCGCGGACGAGTCCGTGCACGCTGCCCTCAAACGGCTGCCGATGCGAGCGGCGGAGTGCCGGGAGCCCTCGCTCATGTACGCGGTCAGAGGAGAGCCGGTTCACGCAGCGTCTCTCAAGCAAAATGACCACTCGTTGACCTCCTCTCCGAACAATGTGATGCCGGCGCAG GATCATCGCTCCAGCATGTCCCGGCCCATGATCACTCGATCACCGGTGTCTCCCTTGAGCAACCAGGGCATCCCAACAGCTGCACAGCTCACCAAGTCCAACGCGCCCGTGCACATTGATGTGGGCGGGCACATGTACACCAGCAGTCTGGCCACCTTGACAAAATTCCCTGAATCCCG AATTGGTCGTCTCTTTGATGGCACAGAGCCTATAGTCCTGGACAGCCTGAAGCAGCACTACTTCATTGACAGGGATGGACACATGTTCCGCTACATCCTCAACTTCCTCAGGACGTCCAAGCTCCTCATCCCAGACGACTTCAAA GACTACAGCCTGCTGTACGAGGAGGCGCGATACTTCCAGCTGCAGCCCATGCTGGCGGAGCTGGAGAGCTGGCGCCAGGACCAGGAGCTGAGCCGGGTGTCGCGCCCCTGCGAGTGTTTGGTGGTGCGCGTGGCGCCCGACCTGGGCGAGAGGATCACGCTCAGCGGCGACAAGGCCCTGATTGAAGACGTGTTTCCAGAGATCGGCGACGTCATGTGCAACTCTGTCAACGCCGGCTGGAACCACGACTCCACGCACGTCATCCGCTTCCCACTCAATGGGTACTGCCACCTCAACTCTGTCCAG GTTCTAGAGCGCCTCCAGCAACGCGGCTTTGAGATAGTCGGCTCCTGCGGCGGAGGCGTGGACTCGTCCCAGTTCAGCGAGTATGTCCTGAGGAGGGAGCTGAGGAGGACGAGTCAGCGAGGCTCCAATTCAAACAGGATAAAGCAGGAGCAGCTGGACTAG
- the kctd1 gene encoding BTB/POZ domain-containing protein KCTD1 isoform X7, whose product MSRPMITRSPVSPLSNQGIPTAAQLTKSNAPVHIDVGGHMYTSSLATLTKFPESRIGRLFDGTEPIVLDSLKQHYFIDRDGHMFRYILNFLRTSKLLIPDDFKDYSLLYEEARYFQLQPMLAELESWRQDQELSRVSRPCECLVVRVAPDLGERITLSGDKALIEDVFPEIGDVMCNSVNAGWNHDSTHVIRFPLNGYCHLNSVQVLERLQQRGFEIVGSCGGGVDSSQFSEYVLRRELRRTSQRGSNSNRIKQEQLD is encoded by the exons ATGTCCCGGCCCATGATCACTCGATCACCGGTGTCTCCCTTGAGCAACCAGGGCATCCCAACAGCTGCACAGCTCACCAAGTCCAACGCGCCCGTGCACATTGATGTGGGCGGGCACATGTACACCAGCAGTCTGGCCACCTTGACAAAATTCCCTGAATCCCG AATTGGTCGTCTCTTTGATGGCACAGAGCCTATAGTCCTGGACAGCCTGAAGCAGCACTACTTCATTGACAGGGATGGACACATGTTCCGCTACATCCTCAACTTCCTCAGGACGTCCAAGCTCCTCATCCCAGACGACTTCAAA GACTACAGCCTGCTGTACGAGGAGGCGCGATACTTCCAGCTGCAGCCCATGCTGGCGGAGCTGGAGAGCTGGCGCCAGGACCAGGAGCTGAGCCGGGTGTCGCGCCCCTGCGAGTGTTTGGTGGTGCGCGTGGCGCCCGACCTGGGCGAGAGGATCACGCTCAGCGGCGACAAGGCCCTGATTGAAGACGTGTTTCCAGAGATCGGCGACGTCATGTGCAACTCTGTCAACGCCGGCTGGAACCACGACTCCACGCACGTCATCCGCTTCCCACTCAATGGGTACTGCCACCTCAACTCTGTCCAG GTTCTAGAGCGCCTCCAGCAACGCGGCTTTGAGATAGTCGGCTCCTGCGGCGGAGGCGTGGACTCGTCCCAGTTCAGCGAGTATGTCCTGAGGAGGGAGCTGAGGAGGACGAGTCAGCGAGGCTCCAATTCAAACAGGATAAAGCAGGAGCAGCTGGACTAG
- the aqp4 gene encoding aquaporin-4 codes for MCGSCLSDRPALCSASALPQPAAFLRFLSRSNCQSIMVAFKGVWTKDFWRAVSGEYLATLIFVLLGLGSTINWAAGEETPRPADLVLISLCFGLSIATMVQCFGHISGGHINPAVTAAMVVTRKLSLAKAVFYVVAQCLGAITGAMILYLVTPAAVRGSFGVTTVNPNISVGYGLLVELLITFELVFTIFATCDPKRTDLGGSASLSIGFAVAIGHLFAIPYTGASMNPARSFAPALVTLNFENHWVYWVGPMLGAILAASLYEYLYCPDPEMKKRLQQVFQKGSSGKYREVETEDNAIKPGFIHCIDLEKAEKKDPFKDSTGEVLSSV; via the exons ATGTGTGGATCATGTTTGTCTGACAGACCTGCTCTCTGCTCCGCTTCTGCTCTCCCACAGCCTGCTGCTTTCCT GAGGTTCCTTTCTCGGTCTAACTGTCAGAGCATAATGGTGGCATTTAAAGGGGTCTGGACCAAGGACTTCTGGAGGGCTGTGTCTGGAGAATACCTGGCCACTCTCATCTTTGTCCTTCTCGGTCTGGGCTCCACCATCAACTGGGCTGCAGGCGAGGAGACGCCTCGCCCAGCTGACCTCGTCCTTATCTCCCTGTGCTTTGGGCTGAGCATCGCCACCATGGTGCAGTGTTTTGGCCATATCAGCGGTGGACACATTAACCCCGCGGTCACTGCAGCTATGGTTGTAACTAGAAAGCTGAGCCTGGCTAAGGCCGTGTTCTATGTGGTGGCTCAGTGCCTGGGAGCTATAACAGGAGCCATGATCCTCTACCTCGTCacacctgctgctgtcagagGGTCCTTCGGCGTGACCACG GTGAACCCCAACATCTCTGTGGGATACGGGCTTCTCGTGGAGCTCCTTATCACCTTCGAACTGGTCTTCACCATCTTCGCCACCTGTGATCCCAAACGCACGGACCTAGGAGGCTCTGCCAGCCTCTCAATTGGCTTTGCTGTAGCTATTGGTCACTTATTTGCA ATCCCTTACACAGGAGCCAGCATGAACCCTGCTCGATCCTTTGCGCCTGCTCTGGTCACACTTAActttgagaaccactgg GTGTACTGGGTGGGACCCATGCTGGGGGCCATCCTCGCTGCTAGCCTGTATGAGTACCTGTACTGCCCTGACCCTGAGATGAAGAAGCGGCTGCAGCAGGTCTTCCAGAAGGGCTCGTCAGGGAAATACcgggaggtggagacagaggACAATGCCATCAAGCCGGGATTCATCCACTGCATCGATCTGGAGAAGGCCGAGAAAAAGGATCCTTTCAAGGACTCGACGGGAGAAGTGCTGTCTTCAGTATGA
- the kctd1 gene encoding BTB/POZ domain-containing protein KCTD1 isoform X5, with protein sequence MPQINLVLEIMARRSGCSWIFGNIQVKDHRSSMSRPMITRSPVSPLSNQGIPTAAQLTKSNAPVHIDVGGHMYTSSLATLTKFPESRIGRLFDGTEPIVLDSLKQHYFIDRDGHMFRYILNFLRTSKLLIPDDFKDYSLLYEEARYFQLQPMLAELESWRQDQELSRVSRPCECLVVRVAPDLGERITLSGDKALIEDVFPEIGDVMCNSVNAGWNHDSTHVIRFPLNGYCHLNSVQVLERLQQRGFEIVGSCGGGVDSSQFSEYVLRRELRRTSQRGSNSNRIKQEQLD encoded by the exons ATGCCCCAAATTAATTTGGTTTTGGAGATAATGGCCCGCAGGAGCGGGTGCTCGTGGATTTTTGGCAACATCCAGGTCAAG GATCATCGCTCCAGCATGTCCCGGCCCATGATCACTCGATCACCGGTGTCTCCCTTGAGCAACCAGGGCATCCCAACAGCTGCACAGCTCACCAAGTCCAACGCGCCCGTGCACATTGATGTGGGCGGGCACATGTACACCAGCAGTCTGGCCACCTTGACAAAATTCCCTGAATCCCG AATTGGTCGTCTCTTTGATGGCACAGAGCCTATAGTCCTGGACAGCCTGAAGCAGCACTACTTCATTGACAGGGATGGACACATGTTCCGCTACATCCTCAACTTCCTCAGGACGTCCAAGCTCCTCATCCCAGACGACTTCAAA GACTACAGCCTGCTGTACGAGGAGGCGCGATACTTCCAGCTGCAGCCCATGCTGGCGGAGCTGGAGAGCTGGCGCCAGGACCAGGAGCTGAGCCGGGTGTCGCGCCCCTGCGAGTGTTTGGTGGTGCGCGTGGCGCCCGACCTGGGCGAGAGGATCACGCTCAGCGGCGACAAGGCCCTGATTGAAGACGTGTTTCCAGAGATCGGCGACGTCATGTGCAACTCTGTCAACGCCGGCTGGAACCACGACTCCACGCACGTCATCCGCTTCCCACTCAATGGGTACTGCCACCTCAACTCTGTCCAG GTTCTAGAGCGCCTCCAGCAACGCGGCTTTGAGATAGTCGGCTCCTGCGGCGGAGGCGTGGACTCGTCCCAGTTCAGCGAGTATGTCCTGAGGAGGGAGCTGAGGAGGACGAGTCAGCGAGGCTCCAATTCAAACAGGATAAAGCAGGAGCAGCTGGACTAG
- the kctd1 gene encoding BTB/POZ domain-containing protein KCTD1 isoform X6, with translation MYQDHRSSMSRPMITRSPVSPLSNQGIPTAAQLTKSNAPVHIDVGGHMYTSSLATLTKFPESRIGRLFDGTEPIVLDSLKQHYFIDRDGHMFRYILNFLRTSKLLIPDDFKDYSLLYEEARYFQLQPMLAELESWRQDQELSRVSRPCECLVVRVAPDLGERITLSGDKALIEDVFPEIGDVMCNSVNAGWNHDSTHVIRFPLNGYCHLNSVQVLERLQQRGFEIVGSCGGGVDSSQFSEYVLRRELRRTSQRGSNSNRIKQEQLD, from the exons ATGTATCAG GATCATCGCTCCAGCATGTCCCGGCCCATGATCACTCGATCACCGGTGTCTCCCTTGAGCAACCAGGGCATCCCAACAGCTGCACAGCTCACCAAGTCCAACGCGCCCGTGCACATTGATGTGGGCGGGCACATGTACACCAGCAGTCTGGCCACCTTGACAAAATTCCCTGAATCCCG AATTGGTCGTCTCTTTGATGGCACAGAGCCTATAGTCCTGGACAGCCTGAAGCAGCACTACTTCATTGACAGGGATGGACACATGTTCCGCTACATCCTCAACTTCCTCAGGACGTCCAAGCTCCTCATCCCAGACGACTTCAAA GACTACAGCCTGCTGTACGAGGAGGCGCGATACTTCCAGCTGCAGCCCATGCTGGCGGAGCTGGAGAGCTGGCGCCAGGACCAGGAGCTGAGCCGGGTGTCGCGCCCCTGCGAGTGTTTGGTGGTGCGCGTGGCGCCCGACCTGGGCGAGAGGATCACGCTCAGCGGCGACAAGGCCCTGATTGAAGACGTGTTTCCAGAGATCGGCGACGTCATGTGCAACTCTGTCAACGCCGGCTGGAACCACGACTCCACGCACGTCATCCGCTTCCCACTCAATGGGTACTGCCACCTCAACTCTGTCCAG GTTCTAGAGCGCCTCCAGCAACGCGGCTTTGAGATAGTCGGCTCCTGCGGCGGAGGCGTGGACTCGTCCCAGTTCAGCGAGTATGTCCTGAGGAGGGAGCTGAGGAGGACGAGTCAGCGAGGCTCCAATTCAAACAGGATAAAGCAGGAGCAGCTGGACTAG
- the kctd1 gene encoding BTB/POZ domain-containing protein KCTD1 isoform X3, with amino-acid sequence MCFEPSSSHCEEAAPCDSLGAALPPVFALTPLTRVGKQPTASSPVPRTPERPRAAMDETDIMDLTHQKARKRPRPISSADESVHAALKRLPMRAAECREPSLMYAVRGEPVHAASLKQNDHSLTSSPNNVMPAQCSNQEPLLLISTRLMPQINLVLEIMARRSGCSWIFGNIQVKDHRSSMSRPMITRSPVSPLSNQGIPTAAQLTKSNAPVHIDVGGHMYTSSLATLTKFPESRIGRLFDGTEPIVLDSLKQHYFIDRDGHMFRYILNFLRTSKLLIPDDFKDYSLLYEEARYFQLQPMLAELESWRQDQELSRVSRPCECLVVRVAPDLGERITLSGDKALIEDVFPEIGDVMCNSVNAGWNHDSTHVIRFPLNGYCHLNSVQVLERLQQRGFEIVGSCGGGVDSSQFSEYVLRRELRRTSQRGSNSNRIKQEQLD; translated from the exons ATGTGCTTTGAGCCGAGCAGCAG CCATTGCGAGGAAGCAGCTCCGTGTGACAGCCTCGGCGCCGCTCTCCCCCCGGTGTTCGCTCTCACGCCTCTCACGCGCGTCGGAAAACAGCCCACCGCGTCCTCTCCGGTGCCCCGAACGCCCGAACGCCCGCGCGCCGCAATGGACGAGACGGACATCATGGACCTAACGCATCAGAAAGCGAGGAAGCGACCGCGTCCAATCAGTTCCGCGGACGAGTCCGTGCACGCTGCCCTCAAACGGCTGCCGATGCGAGCGGCGGAGTGCCGGGAGCCCTCGCTCATGTACGCGGTCAGAGGAGAGCCGGTTCACGCAGCGTCTCTCAAGCAAAATGACCACTCGTTGACCTCCTCTCCGAACAATGTGATGCCGGCGCAG TGTTCAAATCAAGAGCCATTATTGCTCATTTCCACGAGATTGATGCCCCAAATTAATTTGGTTTTGGAGATAATGGCCCGCAGGAGCGGGTGCTCGTGGATTTTTGGCAACATCCAGGTCAAG GATCATCGCTCCAGCATGTCCCGGCCCATGATCACTCGATCACCGGTGTCTCCCTTGAGCAACCAGGGCATCCCAACAGCTGCACAGCTCACCAAGTCCAACGCGCCCGTGCACATTGATGTGGGCGGGCACATGTACACCAGCAGTCTGGCCACCTTGACAAAATTCCCTGAATCCCG AATTGGTCGTCTCTTTGATGGCACAGAGCCTATAGTCCTGGACAGCCTGAAGCAGCACTACTTCATTGACAGGGATGGACACATGTTCCGCTACATCCTCAACTTCCTCAGGACGTCCAAGCTCCTCATCCCAGACGACTTCAAA GACTACAGCCTGCTGTACGAGGAGGCGCGATACTTCCAGCTGCAGCCCATGCTGGCGGAGCTGGAGAGCTGGCGCCAGGACCAGGAGCTGAGCCGGGTGTCGCGCCCCTGCGAGTGTTTGGTGGTGCGCGTGGCGCCCGACCTGGGCGAGAGGATCACGCTCAGCGGCGACAAGGCCCTGATTGAAGACGTGTTTCCAGAGATCGGCGACGTCATGTGCAACTCTGTCAACGCCGGCTGGAACCACGACTCCACGCACGTCATCCGCTTCCCACTCAATGGGTACTGCCACCTCAACTCTGTCCAG GTTCTAGAGCGCCTCCAGCAACGCGGCTTTGAGATAGTCGGCTCCTGCGGCGGAGGCGTGGACTCGTCCCAGTTCAGCGAGTATGTCCTGAGGAGGGAGCTGAGGAGGACGAGTCAGCGAGGCTCCAATTCAAACAGGATAAAGCAGGAGCAGCTGGACTAG